One Natronolimnobius sp. AArcel1 DNA window includes the following coding sequences:
- a CDS encoding bacterio-opsin activator domain-containing protein, producing MGFAYADDEPRVIVVEPAADVEPITVEREFAASVSTVPTATDALEAISSGDLDCLVTPQRLTDGSGLALLERVRERSEVPVVLAPWNGDESLASDAVAAGVTEYVPRDDDAAADALAGALERALETGHERAETKARARQFDAIFDDPETAAWVLAPDGHIRRANEAAREVMDSADGNERTFPELAWFDAVDGGETTVSQVLERALEERSVVRQELRRTMHDAGPQTLELSMRPVIDGETVTAVLVRMSDVTERARLEAELRESEELHRVTLNNMTDTILITDETGAFTYVCPNVHFIFGYSDDEIHEMGTIDTLLEPDLFDREELAAEGVLTNIECTATDQAGREHTLLVTVREVSIQDGTLLYSCRDITKRKRREEALTALHRTSQDLLYAETDHEIATAIVEASADVLDLDASAAFLFDTDENVLRPVAHSREMTALHGPLAPRRATRDSITGDVFVEGESHFYRDVQESPLFSNPTTDIKSVGIVPLGDHGVFLVGTDEPDAFDEVLCELTDLLATTAEAALDRVKRERGLRERDRTLKQRNRQLARLNRVNEIIREIDVALVRAETREEIERAVCDRLTTADRFSFAWIGAVNAGSDELVPRTRAETGRGSDYLDGVSLHLERDGDDVDDSHSEPAVRTARNREVTIVDNVATDLRDAAWRSEALAREYHSVISVPIAYDEFTYGVLTVYADRPDAIDEMTRAVLAELGEIVASAIAGIERKSALLSESSTRLEFDVADPGFVLSRLASHSECTLSVDGGVRQRETGVTIFATVEGASAGDVVRAADDLVAIEHAWVLGGDRTETTPDKSVGESDSNRGDDGNGATVVLALAGPSLASQLADHGAVLRHVEATPEHARLVVEVPHGVDERKTADVVSHTLADVTLRSKQSVERTTGRDMRSTLLERVTDRQLEVVQFAYYGGYFQSPREQSGEEIAETLDISPAAFYQHNRTVQRKLFELVFDEWGLPTVDE from the coding sequence ATGGGTTTTGCATACGCCGACGACGAGCCACGAGTCATCGTCGTCGAACCGGCCGCGGACGTCGAACCAATCACGGTCGAGCGAGAGTTCGCAGCCAGCGTGTCGACAGTCCCAACGGCCACAGACGCCCTCGAAGCGATCTCGAGCGGCGATCTCGACTGTCTCGTTACGCCACAGCGTCTCACCGACGGCTCCGGCCTCGCATTGCTCGAGCGCGTTCGCGAACGCAGTGAGGTGCCAGTCGTCCTCGCCCCGTGGAACGGGGACGAGTCACTGGCGAGCGATGCGGTCGCAGCGGGAGTGACAGAATACGTTCCACGAGACGATGACGCCGCAGCCGACGCCCTCGCGGGGGCACTCGAGCGCGCCCTCGAGACTGGCCACGAACGCGCCGAAACGAAGGCTCGAGCCCGCCAGTTCGATGCGATTTTCGACGACCCTGAGACGGCAGCGTGGGTGCTCGCCCCCGATGGTCACATTCGACGGGCGAACGAGGCTGCACGCGAGGTGATGGACAGCGCAGATGGAAACGAGCGGACGTTTCCGGAGTTGGCGTGGTTCGACGCCGTCGACGGGGGCGAGACCACGGTATCGCAGGTACTCGAGCGCGCACTCGAGGAGAGAAGCGTCGTCCGCCAGGAGCTTCGGCGAACGATGCACGACGCGGGGCCACAGACGCTCGAACTTTCCATGCGGCCGGTGATCGACGGTGAGACGGTTACCGCCGTCCTCGTACGGATGAGCGACGTCACCGAACGTGCGCGTCTCGAGGCCGAACTCCGAGAGTCCGAGGAACTCCATCGGGTGACGCTGAACAACATGACCGATACGATTCTCATTACGGACGAGACGGGTGCGTTCACCTATGTCTGCCCGAACGTCCACTTTATCTTCGGCTACTCGGACGACGAAATCCACGAAATGGGAACCATTGATACCTTGCTCGAGCCTGATCTGTTCGACCGGGAGGAACTCGCCGCCGAGGGCGTCCTGACAAATATCGAGTGTACGGCGACGGATCAGGCCGGCCGCGAACACACGCTGTTGGTCACCGTCCGCGAAGTGTCGATTCAGGACGGGACGTTACTGTATAGCTGTCGTGACATCACGAAACGCAAGCGCCGCGAGGAGGCGCTAACGGCATTGCACCGGACCTCACAGGACTTGCTGTACGCCGAAACAGACCACGAAATCGCAACCGCTATCGTCGAGGCGTCGGCGGACGTCCTCGACCTGGACGCCAGCGCCGCGTTTCTGTTCGATACCGACGAAAACGTGTTGCGTCCGGTCGCCCACTCCCGCGAGATGACCGCTCTACACGGGCCGCTCGCGCCACGGAGAGCCACTCGAGACAGCATTACGGGCGACGTGTTCGTCGAGGGGGAGAGTCATTTCTACCGTGACGTGCAGGAGTCACCGCTGTTTTCGAATCCGACGACAGATATCAAAAGCGTAGGCATCGTTCCACTCGGCGACCACGGCGTGTTCCTTGTTGGTACTGACGAACCGGATGCCTTCGATGAGGTACTGTGTGAGTTGACCGATCTGCTGGCGACGACAGCCGAGGCGGCACTTGATCGGGTCAAACGCGAGCGCGGGCTCCGCGAACGAGATCGGACGCTCAAACAGCGGAATCGACAGCTCGCTCGGCTCAATCGAGTCAACGAGATCATCCGCGAAATCGACGTCGCACTCGTTCGCGCTGAGACGCGCGAGGAGATCGAACGCGCAGTCTGCGATCGGTTGACGACGGCCGACCGGTTCTCGTTCGCCTGGATCGGTGCTGTCAACGCTGGCAGCGATGAACTCGTTCCGCGGACGCGCGCCGAAACTGGACGCGGTAGCGACTACCTCGATGGCGTTTCACTCCACCTCGAGCGTGACGGCGACGACGTGGATGACTCACACAGCGAACCGGCGGTCAGAACAGCCCGCAATCGTGAGGTGACAATCGTCGACAACGTCGCGACTGACCTGCGCGACGCCGCCTGGCGGTCCGAAGCACTCGCCCGCGAGTACCACTCAGTAATCAGCGTCCCAATCGCCTACGATGAGTTCACCTATGGGGTGTTGACCGTCTACGCCGATCGGCCGGACGCCATTGACGAGATGACGCGGGCTGTCCTCGCGGAACTCGGCGAGATCGTTGCCTCGGCAATCGCTGGCATCGAGCGCAAGAGCGCGCTGCTTTCCGAGTCGAGTACACGCCTCGAGTTCGACGTTGCCGATCCGGGGTTCGTCCTCTCACGGCTGGCCAGTCATAGCGAGTGTACGCTCTCGGTCGACGGCGGTGTTCGCCAGCGCGAAACCGGCGTCACGATCTTTGCGACAGTCGAGGGCGCGTCCGCTGGAGACGTTGTTCGCGCAGCCGACGACCTCGTTGCGATCGAGCACGCGTGGGTTCTGGGTGGTGACCGTACCGAGACAACGCCAGACAAGAGCGTCGGCGAGAGCGACAGTAATCGCGGCGACGACGGTAATGGCGCGACCGTCGTCCTGGCACTCGCTGGCCCGTCGCTTGCCTCACAACTCGCTGACCACGGTGCGGTGTTGCGCCACGTTGAGGCGACGCCGGAGCATGCTCGCCTGGTCGTCGAAGTCCCTCACGGCGTCGACGAGCGAAAGACCGCCGACGTCGTTTCGCACACGCTCGCAGACGTCACTCTTCGCTCGAAACAATCTGTTGAGCGAACGACCGGGCGAGACATGCGATCGACACTGCTCGAGCGAGTGACCGACCGACAACTCGAGGTCGTTCAGTTCGCGTACTACGGCGGCTACTTCCAGTCGCCACGCGAGCAATCCGGCGAGGAGATTGCCGAGACGCTCGATATTTCGCCGGCAGCGTTCTACCAGCACAACCGGACTGTCCAGCGGAAACTCTTCGAACTGGTGTTCGACGAGTGGGGGCTTCCGACGGTCGACGAATAA
- a CDS encoding rubrerythrin-like domain-containing protein, whose protein sequence is MKDVYFDPREESSYECFECGTVVNTATPKSCPNCGADMRNRQTPIE, encoded by the coding sequence ATGAAAGACGTCTATTTCGACCCACGTGAGGAATCGTCGTATGAGTGCTTTGAGTGTGGAACCGTTGTGAACACAGCAACCCCGAAATCCTGCCCGAACTGCGGTGCAGACATGCGAAACCGGCAAACACCGATTGAGTAA
- the gdhB gene encoding glutamate dehydrogenase GdhB has translation MASHEQSASTSDASTTATDAESQTETEPETALETARRQLARAGSQLEIDEAIRERLAHPAKVHEVTIPLERDDGTVEVFTGYRAQHDSVRGPYKGGLRYHPEVSRDECVGLSMWMTWKCAVMDLPFGGAKGGIVVDPKSLSAAEKERLTRRFTQEIRDAIGPNRDIPAPDMGTDPATMAWIMDAYSMQEGETIPGVVTGKPPAVGGSYGREEAPGRSVAIVTRETCEYEDQPLSETTVAVQGFGSVGASAARLLEEWGATVVAVSDVNGAVYEPDGLDVASIPSHDEEPEAVTRNADDVLENEALLELDVDVLIPAAVGNAITAENAGQIQADIVVEGANGPTTFAADSILEERGITVVPDILANAGGVTVSYFEWLQDINRRSWSLKRVNDELETEMVRAWNDVRSEVDDQDIRWRDAAYVVALSRIAAAHDARGLWP, from the coding sequence ATGGCCTCTCACGAGCAGTCGGCATCGACGAGCGACGCATCGACGACAGCAACGGATGCGGAGTCACAGACGGAGACAGAACCCGAAACCGCCCTCGAGACGGCGCGCCGACAGCTTGCTCGCGCAGGTTCGCAACTCGAGATTGACGAGGCGATTCGAGAGCGACTCGCCCATCCCGCAAAGGTCCACGAGGTGACGATTCCACTCGAGCGCGACGACGGGACCGTCGAGGTGTTTACTGGCTACCGCGCCCAACACGACAGCGTGCGCGGTCCGTACAAGGGTGGACTGCGCTACCATCCCGAGGTGAGCCGCGACGAATGTGTCGGCCTCTCGATGTGGATGACGTGGAAGTGTGCCGTTATGGACCTCCCCTTCGGCGGCGCGAAAGGCGGCATCGTCGTCGACCCGAAATCGCTCTCAGCAGCCGAAAAGGAACGACTCACGCGCCGGTTCACACAGGAAATTCGCGATGCGATCGGGCCGAACAGAGATATTCCGGCTCCTGATATGGGGACCGATCCCGCGACGATGGCCTGGATTATGGACGCCTACAGCATGCAAGAAGGCGAGACAATTCCGGGCGTCGTTACCGGGAAACCGCCCGCAGTCGGCGGCTCCTACGGCCGCGAGGAAGCCCCCGGCCGCAGCGTTGCGATCGTCACCCGTGAGACCTGCGAGTACGAAGACCAGCCGCTCTCTGAGACCACCGTCGCCGTCCAAGGCTTCGGCAGCGTCGGCGCGAGCGCCGCCCGCTTGCTCGAGGAGTGGGGTGCAACCGTCGTCGCCGTCTCAGACGTTAACGGCGCGGTCTACGAACCGGACGGGCTGGATGTCGCCTCGATCCCATCCCACGATGAGGAACCCGAGGCCGTCACTCGCAACGCAGACGATGTCCTCGAGAACGAGGCACTGCTCGAACTCGACGTCGATGTGTTGATTCCAGCGGCCGTTGGGAACGCAATCACGGCCGAAAACGCCGGTCAGATTCAGGCAGATATCGTCGTCGAAGGCGCGAACGGGCCGACAACGTTCGCTGCCGATTCGATCCTCGAGGAACGCGGTATCACTGTCGTCCCCGACATCCTCGCGAACGCCGGCGGGGTGACGGTGAGTTACTTCGAGTGGCTGCAGGACATCAACCGGCGATCGTGGAGTCTCAAGCGCGTCAACGACGAACTCGAGACAGAGATGGTTCGGGCTTGGAACGACGTGCGCTCGGAAGTCGACGACCAGGACATTCGCTGGCGAGATGCAGCCTACGTTGTTGCTCTCTCGCGTATCGCCGCGGCGCATGACGCGCGCGGACTCTGGCCCTGA
- a CDS encoding PAS domain-containing protein: MSTSDRLLVVSEPLRRRSQRDALRAGGFTFEEVADATAALERFDAEPFEGVVMAFEQADESRLEICEAIRARDQACPVIVVGEQPQAAVGAVLFDVDATAYVRRDAPTETLVETCRSAVDQYRRCRDATRVAKAGGAGQCLVRDGILTYVTPSLGKLFGTDPAALEGSPFTDLITPAHRDRVANELATVEQPREMQFSVAADDGGRRTFHVQWRPAGEELVGTVIEDTERTRRIQSLERDAAMLESLLEHLPISIYFKDRASRHERVSEYMTKNNPEAFIENNEGKIHPHAEDLIGKTDFDLYATALAEEAIEDDRTVIDNEATITGRIEATRTGTGQELYTSTTKAPWYDTDGRVAGVVGVTLDITDRVTSRKELERHNERLSEFAEVLTHDLRNPVNVAQGYIDVLQTEYDREAIDACERSLERISRLIDEIREFVLQGRSVESPEPVGLRAVARQAWKTVDTKDATLEVETTRRVYADPERLQRLLENLFRNAIEHGLPDHHSSDARNEADNTAADPSLTVRLEWTGTGFAVVDDGSGLSESGDELELLFERGYTTARTGTGFGLSIVRDIANAHGWSVSAATGTDGGARFEFENVVVVDEDIGQTYGL; encoded by the coding sequence GTGTCAACAAGTGACCGACTCCTGGTCGTCAGTGAGCCACTGCGACGGCGATCACAGCGCGACGCATTGCGTGCTGGTGGCTTCACATTCGAGGAAGTGGCCGACGCGACAGCGGCACTCGAGCGATTCGATGCGGAGCCGTTCGAGGGAGTCGTGATGGCGTTTGAGCAAGCGGATGAGAGCAGACTCGAGATCTGTGAGGCGATCCGAGCACGTGATCAGGCGTGTCCGGTCATCGTCGTGGGGGAGCAACCGCAAGCGGCAGTCGGTGCGGTGCTGTTCGACGTGGATGCGACGGCCTACGTTCGACGCGACGCGCCCACGGAGACGCTAGTTGAGACGTGTCGGTCGGCTGTCGATCAGTACCGACGCTGTCGGGATGCAACTCGAGTGGCGAAAGCTGGTGGAGCAGGGCAGTGTCTCGTCCGCGATGGCATTCTCACGTACGTGACGCCATCGCTCGGGAAACTATTCGGAACAGATCCCGCTGCGCTCGAGGGGAGTCCGTTTACTGACCTCATCACGCCAGCCCATCGCGACCGGGTGGCGAACGAACTGGCGACGGTCGAGCAGCCTCGAGAGATGCAGTTTTCAGTCGCCGCAGACGACGGCGGGCGGCGAACGTTTCACGTACAATGGCGGCCAGCGGGCGAAGAACTCGTCGGAACCGTTATCGAAGATACCGAGCGAACTCGACGGATACAATCCTTAGAACGCGACGCAGCGATGCTCGAGTCGTTACTGGAGCACCTGCCGATTTCGATCTACTTCAAGGACAGAGCGAGTCGACACGAGCGAGTCAGTGAGTACATGACGAAGAACAACCCCGAAGCGTTCATCGAGAACAACGAGGGAAAGATTCACCCTCATGCCGAGGACCTCATCGGGAAGACGGACTTCGATCTCTACGCGACGGCGCTCGCTGAGGAGGCAATCGAGGACGACCGAACGGTCATCGACAACGAAGCGACGATCACGGGACGCATTGAGGCGACCAGAACGGGCACGGGTCAGGAATTGTATACATCGACGACGAAAGCGCCATGGTACGACACGGACGGACGTGTGGCCGGCGTCGTCGGTGTCACGCTCGATATCACCGATCGCGTCACCTCTCGGAAGGAACTCGAGCGCCACAACGAGCGCCTCTCGGAATTCGCCGAAGTGTTGACCCATGACCTGCGAAATCCGGTTAACGTCGCTCAGGGCTATATCGACGTTTTGCAGACGGAGTACGACCGCGAGGCAATCGATGCCTGCGAACGATCGCTCGAGCGCATCAGCCGGCTGATCGACGAAATCCGGGAGTTCGTCCTGCAGGGTCGCTCCGTCGAATCGCCAGAGCCCGTCGGCTTGCGTGCGGTCGCGAGACAAGCCTGGAAGACGGTCGACACCAAGGATGCCACCCTCGAGGTAGAGACGACACGCCGCGTGTACGCTGACCCCGAGCGCCTGCAGCGGTTACTCGAGAATCTGTTTCGAAATGCAATCGAACACGGACTGCCCGACCACCACTCCTCAGACGCGAGGAACGAAGCGGACAACACTGCCGCGGACCCGTCGCTGACAGTTCGCCTCGAGTGGACCGGAACTGGGTTCGCCGTTGTCGATGACGGCTCCGGCCTGTCAGAGTCGGGTGACGAGTTGGAACTGCTGTTCGAACGGGGGTATACGACCGCACGAACCGGGACAGGGTTTGGGCTTTCAATCGTTCGTGATATTGCCAACGCTCATGGCTGGAGTGTGTCGGCCGCGACCGGCACGGACGGCGGTGCACGATTCGAATTCGAGAACGTGGTCGTTGTCGATGAGGACATCGGTCAGACGTACGGACTGTGA
- a CDS encoding NAD(P)H-hydrate dehydratase codes for MGRLQRTLSNVSEMTGVDNGRVVVVGGSIDYPTQPAIVGLAALRTGSDHVRTLVTEHIYEIVASQSPDLLASRYSGERFTADTIEQVTEWSEWADVLVIGPGLVDADSDAICEAIDATDVPVVVDALAIKPALEADLSNAVLTPSGSEDGPIYDAYDSLEAFTEETGAVITLTGEVDEIVTAGERLTNETGTSALAVAGTGDTLAGITASLLGQGLDRQEAAELAAWILGKSGELATAEYGPGMVATDVIDRIPKTIR; via the coding sequence ATGGGACGACTGCAACGAACGCTTTCGAACGTTTCTGAGATGACCGGCGTCGATAACGGCCGTGTTGTGGTCGTTGGCGGCAGTATCGACTATCCGACGCAGCCAGCAATTGTTGGTCTCGCAGCACTCCGGACCGGCTCAGATCACGTCCGCACGCTAGTGACAGAACACATCTATGAAATCGTCGCAAGCCAGTCACCAGACCTCCTTGCAAGCAGGTACTCGGGCGAACGCTTCACCGCAGACACCATCGAGCAGGTCACTGAGTGGAGTGAGTGGGCCGACGTGCTCGTCATTGGCCCCGGATTAGTCGATGCCGATTCCGACGCCATCTGCGAGGCAATCGACGCAACCGATGTCCCCGTCGTCGTCGACGCGCTCGCGATCAAACCCGCACTCGAGGCCGACCTCTCGAACGCTGTCTTGACCCCAAGTGGGTCCGAAGACGGCCCGATTTACGACGCGTACGACTCACTCGAGGCGTTCACCGAGGAGACGGGCGCAGTGATTACCCTGACTGGCGAGGTGGACGAAATCGTCACCGCGGGCGAGCGCCTGACAAATGAGACGGGAACATCGGCACTGGCAGTGGCTGGAACGGGCGATACACTCGCCGGGATCACTGCATCGTTGCTCGGGCAAGGCCTTGATCGACAGGAGGCCGCGGAACTGGCTGCCTGGATTCTCGGCAAAAGCGGCGAACTGGCAACGGCTGAGTACGGCCCCGGCATGGTCGCGACGGACGTCATTGATCGGATTCCGAAGACGATTCGCTAG
- a CDS encoding class I SAM-dependent methyltransferase translates to MSSHTDSSDTGSDSETVHDIAHPRFAALYDLLPQRLLLGPHRESLAVELAGRVLEIGAGNGAMFPFVAEEAATDTLEYHAIEPDPHMRERAVATAQETGLAVELRDARAESLPYPDDAFDVVISSMVFCTVQEPEAALSEVFRVLRPGGEFRFLEHVRADGWRETGQNLLTPVWKRAAGGCHLNRDTVGLFVSHDGFAVDEIERLSFGVFPATPFVRGTLHKRRETVGI, encoded by the coding sequence ATGTCCTCCCACACTGACTCGAGCGACACCGGTTCGGACAGCGAGACGGTACACGATATCGCTCACCCGCGTTTCGCCGCGCTCTATGACCTGCTTCCCCAGCGACTATTGCTTGGCCCACATCGCGAGTCACTCGCCGTCGAACTGGCCGGACGCGTCCTCGAGATTGGGGCCGGAAACGGCGCGATGTTCCCATTCGTCGCCGAGGAGGCAGCGACCGACACACTCGAGTATCACGCAATCGAGCCGGATCCACATATGCGCGAGCGAGCAGTCGCCACAGCGCAAGAAACCGGGCTTGCGGTCGAGCTTCGGGATGCCCGCGCCGAGTCGTTGCCCTACCCGGACGACGCCTTCGACGTCGTCATCTCGAGTATGGTCTTTTGTACCGTCCAAGAGCCCGAAGCCGCTCTTTCTGAGGTTTTCCGCGTCCTCCGACCGGGTGGCGAGTTTCGCTTTCTCGAGCACGTCCGAGCAGATGGCTGGCGTGAAACTGGGCAGAACCTCCTGACTCCGGTATGGAAGCGCGCTGCCGGTGGCTGTCACCTGAATCGCGACACTGTTGGGCTGTTCGTCAGCCACGATGGCTTCGCAGTCGACGAGATTGAACGGCTTTCGTTCGGTGTCTTCCCTGCGACGCCGTTCGTACGCGGAACCCTGCACAAGAGACGCGAGACGGTCGGGATTTAA